One region of Planctomycetota bacterium genomic DNA includes:
- a CDS encoding PQQ-binding-like beta-propeller repeat protein, whose amino-acid sequence MTQLRLSALLLAAAVSAAALAGNWPGFRGPTGMGTTDEKDLPLKWDGKSGEGILWKASLKGTTGHSSPIVWEDKVFITTAAKQNREQEEKKEVPEHHLACYQASDGKLLWRTPIPQGKEPMGYAIYAVPTPVTDGKAVYCWFGSAVIAAVDFDGKLLWRHERPGPFVLNPGICQSPILFGDTVILSVDQARGQGYIQALDKKTGEVKWEQKRPKTGSCNTTPLLLDVKGKLQMIAACENVLQGLDPATGEPLWWCKARAFGESPVAAGGMVIVDKGGNEWALAVDPTGQGDVEKTHLRWRVEKSPGDYSSPVVCGDFIYKVAKEGEVLCRMVATGEEVFREKLDKVSKLASPIATADGRVYFVSTGASYVLKAGPKLEIIGGGNLGGWGNGSSPAVSGGRIFVRDFEFLWCIGAR is encoded by the coding sequence ATGACGCAACTCAGGCTGTCAGCGCTCCTTCTCGCGGCGGCCGTCTCGGCCGCGGCCCTGGCGGGGAACTGGCCAGGCTTCCGCGGGCCGACCGGCATGGGGACAACCGATGAGAAGGACCTGCCGCTGAAATGGGACGGCAAGAGCGGCGAGGGCATTCTCTGGAAGGCGTCCCTCAAAGGCACCACGGGCCACTCAAGCCCCATCGTGTGGGAGGACAAGGTTTTCATCACCACCGCGGCCAAGCAGAACCGCGAGCAGGAGGAGAAGAAGGAGGTGCCCGAACACCACCTGGCCTGTTACCAGGCCAGCGACGGCAAGCTCCTCTGGCGCACGCCCATCCCCCAGGGCAAGGAGCCGATGGGCTACGCCATCTACGCGGTGCCCACGCCCGTCACCGACGGCAAGGCGGTCTACTGCTGGTTCGGCTCCGCTGTGATCGCCGCGGTGGACTTCGACGGCAAGCTCCTCTGGCGCCACGAGCGACCAGGCCCATTCGTCCTCAACCCCGGCATCTGCCAAAGCCCCATCCTCTTCGGCGACACCGTCATCCTCTCCGTTGACCAGGCCCGCGGCCAGGGCTACATCCAGGCCCTCGACAAGAAGACCGGCGAGGTGAAGTGGGAGCAGAAGCGCCCCAAGACCGGCTCGTGCAACACCACGCCGCTCCTCCTCGACGTGAAGGGCAAGCTCCAGATGATCGCTGCCTGCGAGAACGTCCTTCAGGGCCTCGACCCCGCCACGGGCGAGCCCCTCTGGTGGTGCAAAGCTCGCGCCTTCGGGGAGTCGCCCGTGGCCGCAGGAGGCATGGTCATCGTGGACAAGGGTGGCAACGAGTGGGCGCTCGCCGTGGACCCCACCGGGCAGGGCGACGTGGAGAAGACCCACCTGAGATGGCGCGTGGAGAAGAGCCCCGGCGACTACTCGTCGCCCGTTGTCTGCGGGGACTTCATCTACAAGGTGGCCAAAGAGGGCGAGGTGCTGTGCCGCATGGTGGCCACGGGGGAGGAGGTCTTCCGCGAGAAGCTCGACAAAGTGTCGAAGCTCGCCAGCCCCATCGCCACGGCGGATGGCCGCGTCTACTTCGTCAGCACGGGCGCCAGCTACGTGCTGAAGGCCGGCCCGAAACTCGAGATCATCGGCGGGGGCAATCTCGGCGGCTGGGGCAATGGCTCGTCGCCGGCGGTCTCGGGTGGCCGCATCTTCGTCCGCGACTTCGAGTTCCTCTGGTGCATCGGCGCCAGATAA